A genomic window from Flavobacterium phycosphaerae includes:
- a CDS encoding BON domain-containing protein, with protein sequence MKSNESLPLKVANQLKKDALLKDVEIAVAISNREVLVTGKVDKFFKKELVCKLVKEVTGIKNVVDAIEVVIPEENQPQDKDIIASIAEKLEKNLGSSYKNIDVAVNAGHVVLDGILKWHYQILLATECIALIDGIVTIQNNITTGAVTELLLSEKDILAAIYKEKMITADITVDLNGRKVTLTGKVPTAAQKNLVEKIVTDLSGIEEVVSKLQIENN encoded by the coding sequence ATGAAAAGCAACGAAAGCTTACCATTAAAAGTAGCCAATCAGCTCAAAAAGGACGCCTTGTTAAAGGATGTCGAGATAGCTGTGGCCATAAGCAATCGTGAGGTCTTGGTTACCGGTAAGGTCGATAAATTTTTCAAAAAGGAATTGGTATGCAAGCTGGTAAAAGAAGTAACCGGAATTAAAAATGTAGTCGATGCCATTGAGGTAGTTATACCTGAGGAAAATCAACCTCAAGATAAAGATATTATAGCCTCTATTGCCGAGAAATTGGAGAAAAACTTAGGTAGTTCTTATAAAAATATTGACGTTGCTGTAAATGCCGGTCATGTAGTGTTGGATGGCATATTAAAATGGCACTACCAAATACTATTGGCAACGGAATGTATTGCTCTTATTGATGGAATTGTGACTATTCAAAACAACATTACTACAGGTGCTGTTACTGAGCTTCTTCTTAGTGAAAAAGATATCTTAGCAGCTATTTACAAAGAGAAAATGATTACTGCTGATATTACTGTGGATTTGAATGGCCGAAAAGTAACACTAACCGGAAAAGTTCCGACAGCCGCCCAGAAAAATCTGGTGGAAAAAATTGTAACTGACCTCTCCGGCATAGAGGAAGTGGTAAGCAAACTACAAATAGAGAACAACTAA
- the nosZ gene encoding Sec-dependent nitrous-oxide reductase, with translation MKNKFVKAIFTIAMGSALLISCKPKNSGDAVSGDAAQKAYVAPGKYDEFYNFVSGGFSGQLSVYGLPSGRLFRVIPVFSVDPEKGYGYNEETKPMLNTSHGFVPWDDLHHTEMSQTNGEVDGRWVFGNANNTPRIARIDLKTFTTKEIIELPNSAGNHSSPFITENTEYVVAGTRFSVPADNSNGDVPINTYKKNFKGHLSFVKVGKEGQMDIAFQIQCPGVNFDLSHAGKGKSHGWFFFSCYNTEQANTLLEVNASQKDKDFIMAVNWKKAEEYIKAGKGKLTPTKYAHNVYNESTHTATSEIKTQVLILDSKELKDICYMIPCPKSPHGCDVDPTGEYIVGSGKLAALIPVFSFDKLQNAIKNKQFEGEYDGIPVVKYEAALHGEVQKPGLGPLHTEFDGKGNAYTTFFVSSEVVKWDIKSLKVLDRVPTYYSVGHLCIPGGDSKKPFGKYLIAYNKITKDRYLPTGPELAQSAQIFDISGDKMQLILDFPTIGEPHYAQAAPADLIRNNGQLKFYKLDDNKHPFVTKGEKETKVVRNGKRVDVYMTCIRSHFSPDNIEGIKMGDEVYFHITNLEQDWDVPHGFAIKGASTAELLIMPGETSTLKWSPDRVGMFPFYCTDFCSALHQEMQGYLRVSPAGSNVPLTYSLGTNLPAPDQK, from the coding sequence ATGAAAAATAAATTTGTAAAAGCAATATTCACTATTGCTATGGGGAGTGCTTTGCTCATTTCCTGTAAACCTAAAAACTCCGGAGATGCCGTGAGCGGTGATGCTGCTCAAAAGGCCTATGTAGCTCCGGGAAAATACGATGAGTTTTACAACTTCGTGTCCGGTGGATTCAGCGGACAATTAAGTGTGTACGGTTTGCCAAGCGGAAGATTATTCCGTGTAATTCCGGTTTTCTCTGTAGATCCTGAAAAAGGGTACGGTTACAATGAAGAAACCAAACCAATGCTAAACACCTCGCACGGATTTGTGCCATGGGATGATTTACACCATACCGAAATGTCACAAACTAATGGTGAAGTTGACGGTCGTTGGGTTTTTGGTAATGCCAACAATACGCCACGTATCGCCCGAATTGATTTAAAAACATTTACTACCAAAGAAATCATCGAGTTGCCTAACAGCGCCGGGAATCACTCTTCTCCTTTTATCACTGAGAATACAGAGTATGTAGTAGCGGGAACTCGTTTTAGTGTACCTGCTGATAATTCAAATGGTGATGTTCCGATTAATACTTATAAAAAGAACTTTAAAGGTCACTTAAGCTTTGTAAAAGTAGGTAAGGAAGGCCAAATGGATATTGCTTTCCAAATCCAATGTCCTGGGGTGAACTTCGACTTGTCTCACGCCGGTAAAGGAAAATCTCACGGTTGGTTCTTCTTCTCTTGCTACAATACAGAACAAGCCAATACCTTGTTAGAAGTTAATGCTTCGCAAAAAGATAAAGATTTTATCATGGCCGTAAACTGGAAAAAAGCAGAAGAGTATATCAAAGCCGGAAAAGGAAAACTGACTCCAACCAAATATGCGCATAACGTATATAATGAAAGCACGCATACCGCCACTTCTGAAATCAAAACACAAGTATTGATTTTAGATTCTAAAGAATTGAAAGATATCTGTTATATGATTCCTTGTCCAAAATCACCTCACGGTTGTGATGTTGACCCAACAGGAGAATACATTGTAGGTTCAGGAAAATTGGCCGCTTTAATTCCGGTGTTTAGTTTTGATAAATTGCAAAATGCTATCAAAAACAAACAATTTGAAGGAGAATATGATGGTATTCCGGTTGTTAAATATGAAGCAGCGCTTCACGGAGAAGTTCAAAAACCGGGCTTAGGACCATTACACACCGAGTTTGACGGAAAAGGAAATGCTTATACTACGTTCTTCGTATCTTCTGAAGTAGTAAAATGGGATATCAAATCGCTTAAAGTATTAGACAGAGTTCCAACTTACTATTCTGTTGGTCACTTATGTATCCCTGGTGGTGACAGTAAAAAACCATTTGGAAAATACTTAATCGCGTACAATAAAATTACTAAAGACCGTTACTTGCCAACCGGACCTGAGTTAGCCCAATCAGCTCAAATCTTTGACATCAGCGGCGATAAAATGCAATTGATTTTGGATTTCCCAACCATTGGAGAGCCTCACTACGCTCAAGCGGCACCGGCTGACTTGATTAGAAATAACGGCCAACTTAAATTCTACAAACTGGATGACAACAAACACCCGTTTGTAACCAAAGGAGAAAAAGAAACCAAAGTGGTTCGTAACGGTAAACGTGTTGATGTGTATATGACTTGTATCCGTTCTCACTTCTCACCGGATAATATTGAAGGTATAAAAATGGGAGATGAAGTATACTTCCACATCACTAACTTAGAGCAAGACTGGGATGTTCCTCACGGATTTGCCATCAAAGGAGCCAGCACAGCTGAGTTGCTAATTATGCCTGGGGAAACTTCAACGCTTAAATGGAGTCCGGACAGAGTAGGGATGTTCCCATTCTACTGTACCGATTTCTGTAGTGCCTTACACCAAGAAATGCAAGGGTACTTGAGAGTATCTCCGGCAGGAAGCAATGTTCCGTTAACTTATAGTTTAGGAACCAATTTACCTGCTCCCGACCAAAAATAG
- a CDS encoding response regulator: MTRPIHILLVEDNEGDILLTTEALAEGKIINKVSVAKDDKQAIDFLNQKPPFQDAVVPNLILLDINLPKKNGHEVLQYVKDSKNFRHIPIIMLTTSSSEKDIIEAYNHYANCFITKPVDVNEFMQAVAKIESFWISVVQLP; the protein is encoded by the coding sequence ATGACGAGACCCATTCACATTTTACTGGTAGAAGACAACGAAGGAGATATTCTTTTAACTACTGAAGCTTTAGCAGAAGGCAAAATAATCAATAAAGTAAGTGTTGCTAAAGACGATAAACAGGCTATAGATTTTTTAAACCAAAAGCCCCCTTTTCAAGATGCGGTAGTGCCTAACCTGATTTTGCTCGACATTAATTTGCCTAAGAAAAACGGCCATGAAGTATTACAATACGTCAAAGACAGTAAAAATTTCAGGCACATTCCTATTATTATGCTTACCACTTCCTCCTCAGAGAAAGATATAATTGAAGCTTATAATCATTACGCTAATTGTTTTATCACCAAACCGGTAGATGTCAATGAATTTATGCAAGCAGTCGCCAAAATAGAAAGTTTCTGGATTAGCGTAGTACAACTTCCTTAA
- a CDS encoding nitrous oxide reductase accessory protein NosL yields MKKPMLFFALLLVLASCVSGEPKPIQLNTDACDFCKMTISNGQYGAELITQKGRYYKFDDVACMIHFAKSNTVVPYKAFFVSDYLMANTLIPAEKSFFLQGGTINSPMHGNAIAFTSEKEAKDYQSKYKAALLTWKELYSSY; encoded by the coding sequence ATGAAAAAACCGATGCTTTTCTTTGCCCTTTTACTGGTGCTCGCTTCTTGTGTTTCCGGCGAACCTAAGCCAATTCAGTTAAATACTGACGCATGCGATTTTTGTAAAATGACTATCTCCAACGGCCAATATGGAGCCGAACTGATTACCCAAAAAGGCAGATACTACAAATTTGACGATGTTGCTTGTATGATTCATTTTGCAAAGTCAAACACAGTAGTGCCTTATAAAGCTTTTTTTGTTTCCGATTATTTAATGGCCAATACATTGATTCCGGCTGAGAAATCTTTCTTTCTACAAGGAGGGACCATAAACAGCCCGATGCATGGCAATGCCATAGCTTTTACTTCCGAAAAAGAAGCCAAAGATTATCAGTCAAAATATAAAGCCGCATTGTTAACCTGGAAAGAACTTTACAGCAGTTACTAA
- a CDS encoding PAS domain S-box protein, with product MIGKKALFEFFKISPTPSLVLSPDAPKFTIVDVNEAYLEATNSKSSDLIGKGIFEAFPDNDNDPKADGVKNLSQSLQTVIKTKLKHKMDIQKYDIPIRGTSAFEIKYWEPENIPLLNDDGQLKFIIHTVRDITEKITAQKQIKEFEYFFNNSNDFSCIANTDGYFEITNCSFNKILGYSENELIAKPFIDFVHPDDIDNTMEAYSQLKSGATVIHFFNRYRKKNGEYIWLDWNATPNNVTGKLYCIARDFTERKKAEEALKLLNEELEQRVQERTSDVEKALKRFEYVTKATFDAIWDWNLIEDKIYWGDGIEKIFGYKLSELKDESIAWTQNIHPEDIKKITASYYATVKSNKTNWIEEYRYKKSNGQYAYVINKGIVIRDTKGKAIRIIGAMQDITKRKEEELRLKLLESVITNTNDAVVIKEAKPSKNGGRKIVYVNESFTRMSGYTQEEIIGKTHKILQGPNTDSKELERFYKSLDEWKPCEVTIINYTKTGEEYWVQLSLNPVTNAEGEYTHWISIERDVTEKKIVEEELLKRLKEISDYKYAIDESSIVAITNQKGIITHVNDNFCKISKYDREELLGQDHRIINSGYHPKEFIKRLWTTIAKGKVWKGELKNKAKDGSPYWVDTTIVPFLNEDGKPYQYVAIRSDITERKNQEQKIIETTQLLSETLESIQDGFYTLDNQWNITYWNKEAERISGKTKDEMIGRNFWELYEGRISEKIHTAFYKAKAQNKPIRIEVYSKITRNWFELNAFPSIMGLTIYFKNITERKKTESKLKKINRSLENHVKELAISNQELEQFAYVASHDLQEPLRMVTSFLSQIEKKYEDVLDDKGKKYIFFAVDGAKRMRQIILDLLEFSRIGKYETKLEEVDLNSVVEEIKLLYYQQIEEKKATVNNEVLPKIRTHSAPIKQVFQNLISNGLKYSAPGINPIITISCQETNTAWRFEIKDNGIGINKEYFTKIFIIFQRLHNKEEYSGTGMGLAITKKIIENLRGHVWLESEEGKGTSFFFTIPKK from the coding sequence ATGATTGGAAAAAAGGCGCTTTTTGAATTCTTCAAAATTTCACCAACTCCCAGTTTGGTACTATCTCCTGATGCTCCAAAATTTACCATCGTTGATGTAAATGAGGCTTATCTTGAAGCTACCAATTCAAAAAGTAGTGATTTAATAGGAAAAGGAATTTTTGAAGCTTTTCCGGACAATGATAACGACCCTAAGGCAGATGGCGTCAAAAACTTATCTCAATCGCTGCAGACGGTTATTAAAACAAAACTTAAGCATAAAATGGACATTCAAAAGTATGATATTCCTATTCGGGGAACATCCGCTTTTGAAATAAAATATTGGGAACCCGAAAATATTCCTTTGTTGAATGATGACGGGCAATTAAAATTCATAATCCATACGGTAAGAGATATTACAGAAAAAATAACCGCCCAAAAACAGATTAAAGAGTTTGAATATTTTTTTAACAACAGTAATGACTTTTCCTGTATTGCCAATACTGATGGCTATTTTGAAATTACCAATTGTAGTTTTAATAAAATTTTAGGGTATTCTGAAAACGAACTAATCGCAAAACCCTTCATTGATTTTGTGCATCCTGATGATATCGACAACACAATGGAAGCCTATAGTCAATTAAAATCAGGAGCTACGGTAATTCATTTTTTTAATCGTTACCGCAAAAAAAACGGTGAGTATATTTGGTTAGATTGGAATGCTACTCCCAATAACGTTACCGGAAAACTCTATTGTATCGCCAGAGACTTTACAGAGCGCAAAAAAGCAGAAGAGGCTCTTAAATTACTAAACGAAGAATTAGAGCAACGTGTACAAGAACGAACTTCAGATGTTGAAAAAGCGCTGAAACGATTTGAATATGTAACCAAAGCTACTTTTGATGCCATTTGGGACTGGAACCTAATAGAAGATAAAATTTATTGGGGTGATGGTATTGAAAAAATATTCGGCTACAAGTTGTCCGAACTGAAAGATGAAAGTATTGCTTGGACTCAAAACATACATCCGGAGGATATTAAAAAAATAACGGCCAGTTATTATGCCACAGTTAAAAGCAACAAAACCAATTGGATTGAAGAATACCGATACAAAAAAAGTAATGGTCAGTACGCTTATGTAATTAACAAAGGAATTGTAATTCGGGATACTAAAGGCAAAGCTATACGAATCATCGGAGCCATGCAGGACATTACCAAGAGAAAAGAAGAAGAATTGCGATTAAAACTGTTAGAATCGGTAATTACCAATACCAATGATGCCGTAGTTATAAAAGAAGCCAAACCTTCTAAAAATGGAGGGCGTAAAATTGTTTATGTTAATGAATCGTTTACCCGCATGAGCGGTTATACTCAGGAAGAAATTATTGGCAAAACACACAAAATATTACAAGGTCCTAATACCGACAGTAAGGAATTAGAACGTTTTTACAAATCTCTTGATGAGTGGAAACCTTGCGAGGTAACTATCATCAATTATACCAAAACGGGTGAAGAATATTGGGTACAACTCTCTCTAAATCCGGTAACTAATGCCGAAGGAGAATATACCCATTGGATTTCTATTGAACGTGATGTAACCGAGAAAAAAATTGTTGAAGAAGAATTACTAAAACGATTAAAAGAAATATCCGATTATAAATATGCCATTGATGAATCCTCAATAGTGGCTATTACCAACCAAAAGGGAATTATCACTCACGTGAATGATAATTTTTGTAAAATATCCAAGTATGACCGCGAAGAATTATTGGGTCAAGACCATCGCATCATTAACTCCGGTTACCATCCGAAAGAATTTATAAAACGGCTTTGGACCACTATTGCTAAAGGTAAAGTATGGAAAGGTGAGTTAAAAAACAAAGCCAAAGACGGATCCCCATATTGGGTTGATACCACCATAGTTCCTTTTTTAAACGAAGATGGTAAACCTTATCAATATGTAGCCATACGATCTGATATTACTGAAAGAAAAAATCAGGAACAAAAAATAATAGAAACGACACAGCTACTTTCAGAAACTCTGGAAAGTATACAAGATGGATTTTACACGCTTGATAACCAATGGAATATAACCTATTGGAATAAAGAAGCCGAAAGGATATCCGGTAAAACTAAAGACGAAATGATTGGTCGAAACTTTTGGGAGTTGTATGAAGGCCGTATCTCTGAAAAAATTCACACCGCATTTTATAAAGCCAAGGCTCAAAATAAACCGATCAGAATTGAGGTGTATTCTAAAATAACAAGAAATTGGTTTGAATTGAATGCCTTTCCTTCCATAATGGGATTGACGATCTATTTTAAAAATATAACCGAAAGAAAAAAGACCGAATCTAAACTCAAAAAAATAAATCGATCGTTAGAAAATCACGTCAAAGAGCTAGCCATATCCAATCAAGAACTGGAACAATTTGCCTATGTTGCTTCACATGATTTACAGGAACCGCTGCGAATGGTTACCAGTTTTCTTTCTCAAATTGAAAAGAAATACGAAGACGTATTGGATGATAAAGGTAAAAAATACATCTTCTTTGCCGTAGACGGAGCCAAACGAATGCGTCAAATTATACTGGATTTATTAGAGTTTTCAAGAATAGGTAAATACGAAACCAAACTGGAAGAAGTTGATTTGAACTCAGTAGTGGAAGAAATCAAACTTTTGTACTATCAACAAATTGAAGAAAAGAAAGCAACAGTAAATAACGAAGTTTTACCCAAAATAAGGACGCATTCCGCTCCGATAAAACAAGTTTTTCAAAACTTAATCAGCAACGGACTCAAATATTCAGCGCCGGGAATAAATCCAATCATTACCATTTCATGTCAGGAAACCAACACAGCATGGAGATTCGAAATAAAAGACAATGGCATTGGTATCAACAAAGAGTATTTTACTAAAATATTCATCATTTTTCAGCGTTTACACAACAAGGAAGAATACTCGGGAACCGGTATGGGACTCGCGATTACAAAAAAAATTATTGAAAATCTAAGAGGTCATGTTTGGCTAGAATCAGAAGAAGGAAAAGGAACCTCGTTCTTTTTTACTATTCCTAAAAAATAA
- a CDS encoding response regulator: protein MTKVVIIEDNNDIRENVVEILSLSGYTVFEADNGKKGAEIVIENQPDIILCDIMMPGMDGYGVFELLHSNEETKAIPFIFITAKSERIDIRKGMEMGADDYLTKPFDDVELINAIESRLKKKQIQQDFYSKSFEKIKELILKQDGLGLLKEALDERKVKSVKKRHVIYDEGESVKGIWLLLSGKVKTIKMTEEGRELLTGIFEPDDFLAINALFAEGVYLDSAVAIEDSQLILFPIAQFEEFISQYPDVGEKFIRILSNQVREKEDHLMQLAYNSVRKRVAEGLLKFYRQQGNNDKSVTVSRNNLAAMTGTAQETVSRTLTDFCDEGLIKKEGSTIIILNEQKLERLKN from the coding sequence ATGACGAAAGTAGTAATCATTGAAGACAACAACGACATTCGCGAAAATGTTGTTGAAATCCTGAGTCTTTCAGGCTATACCGTTTTTGAGGCTGACAACGGAAAAAAAGGAGCAGAAATTGTCATTGAAAACCAACCGGATATTATCTTGTGTGATATTATGATGCCCGGTATGGATGGCTATGGTGTATTTGAACTATTGCATTCCAATGAAGAAACGAAAGCCATTCCTTTTATTTTTATTACGGCCAAATCGGAAAGAATTGACATTCGCAAAGGGATGGAGATGGGCGCTGATGATTATCTTACCAAGCCTTTTGATGATGTGGAATTAATCAATGCAATTGAAAGTAGATTAAAAAAGAAACAGATTCAACAAGACTTTTACAGCAAATCTTTTGAAAAAATCAAAGAGCTTATCTTAAAACAAGACGGTTTAGGTTTACTTAAGGAAGCTTTGGATGAGCGAAAGGTAAAATCAGTCAAAAAAAGACACGTTATTTATGACGAAGGTGAAAGTGTAAAAGGAATATGGTTGCTGCTATCCGGAAAAGTAAAGACTATCAAAATGACTGAAGAGGGTCGCGAATTGCTTACCGGAATTTTTGAACCTGATGATTTTTTGGCCATCAACGCTTTGTTTGCTGAAGGCGTTTATCTTGACAGTGCCGTTGCTATTGAAGACTCCCAACTTATATTATTTCCGATTGCTCAATTTGAAGAGTTCATCAGCCAGTATCCCGATGTAGGCGAAAAGTTTATCAGAATATTATCCAATCAGGTTAGGGAAAAAGAAGATCATTTAATGCAATTGGCCTACAATTCGGTGCGAAAAAGAGTAGCCGAGGGACTACTGAAATTTTACCGCCAGCAGGGCAACAATGATAAAAGTGTAACGGTAAGTCGCAATAACTTGGCTGCCATGACCGGCACCGCACAAGAAACTGTAAGTCGCACACTGACAGATTTTTGTGATGAAGGATTAATCAAAAAGGAGGGGAGTACTATTATTATTCTTAACGAACAAAAACTGGAGCGACTAAAGAATTAA
- a CDS encoding c-type cytochrome: MYKLSLFIAVGLLFVSCGKKEQSGDDFSKPTTEEATTKADPSSYDPNRGEGKFDKVDLGATLDQAMATEGEKVSGVKCTSCHKATDEKLVGPGWKGVTSRHQPQWIMNFITNPDPMINKDPKVQAQLEICLVRMPNQGLNDTEARNILEYMRKIDGVK, translated from the coding sequence ATGTACAAACTATCATTATTTATTGCTGTGGGCTTACTATTTGTATCTTGTGGCAAAAAGGAACAATCAGGCGATGATTTTTCAAAACCTACAACAGAAGAGGCTACAACCAAAGCTGATCCGTCTTCTTACGATCCAAACCGAGGAGAAGGAAAATTTGACAAAGTTGACTTAGGAGCTACTTTAGATCAAGCCATGGCTACGGAAGGTGAAAAAGTATCCGGCGTAAAATGTACTTCTTGCCACAAAGCGACTGATGAAAAATTAGTCGGACCTGGTTGGAAAGGAGTTACTTCACGTCACCAACCTCAATGGATTATGAATTTCATCACCAATCCTGACCCAATGATAAACAAAGATCCAAAGGTACAGGCGCAATTAGAAATTTGTTTAGTACGTATGCCAAATCAAGGCTTAAATGATACAGAAGCCAGAAATATTTTGGAGTATATGCGAAAAATAGACGGCGTTAAATAA
- a CDS encoding PAS domain-containing sensor histidine kinase: MKNSELLQAIVQNAIDGIITIDTKGIIEHVNPSASKLFGYEPSEMIGRNISMLMPPPDSLQHDQYLHRYDVTHKPRIIGIGREVTGLRKDGTKFPMQLGVSEVHYTDQTFYVGFIHDLTQQKEDTERLKDYALHLEELVERRTQSLNDTIQELENAKEQISISLENEKELNRLKSRFLSMASHEFRTPLSAVLLSASLIDKYAQPFDSKDISKHIGKIKSSVAGLTFILNNFLQLEKLESGKVAAAYTDFDLSELGEEIAEEMQLLVKGAQIITYQHKGQQTQVTLDKNLLKNSIVNLITNAVKYSGDNAKIEFITALNDNKCTITVKDNGIGIPKEDQKYLFDAFFRAHNTGSIPGTGLGLNIVARHVSLMGGEITFNSTVNEGTVFTLLFDKL; the protein is encoded by the coding sequence ATGAAAAACTCTGAATTACTACAGGCGATTGTACAAAATGCCATTGACGGTATCATAACCATTGATACCAAAGGGATAATTGAACACGTAAATCCATCGGCCAGTAAGCTTTTTGGTTATGAGCCTTCTGAGATGATTGGAAGAAACATTTCTATGTTAATGCCACCACCGGATAGCCTGCAACATGATCAATACTTGCATCGTTATGATGTTACTCACAAACCCAGAATTATTGGTATCGGAAGAGAAGTGACAGGCCTTAGAAAAGATGGTACTAAATTTCCAATGCAACTTGGTGTAAGCGAAGTACATTATACTGATCAAACGTTTTATGTTGGTTTTATACACGATCTTACCCAACAAAAAGAAGACACCGAGAGGTTGAAAGACTATGCCTTGCACCTGGAAGAATTAGTTGAAAGGCGAACACAATCATTAAATGATACCATACAGGAATTAGAAAACGCTAAGGAACAAATCAGTATTTCACTTGAGAATGAAAAAGAACTCAACCGTTTGAAAAGTAGGTTCCTTTCGATGGCGTCACATGAATTTCGCACCCCTTTAAGCGCTGTCCTTTTATCGGCGTCATTGATTGACAAATATGCGCAACCCTTTGACAGCAAAGATATAAGTAAACATATAGGAAAGATAAAGAGTTCGGTGGCCGGACTAACCTTCATACTCAATAACTTCCTTCAACTGGAAAAACTGGAAAGCGGTAAAGTAGCTGCGGCTTATACCGACTTTGATCTTAGTGAACTAGGGGAAGAGATTGCTGAAGAAATGCAATTACTAGTTAAAGGAGCTCAGATTATTACTTATCAACACAAAGGACAACAAACCCAAGTCACTCTTGATAAAAATTTATTGAAAAACTCCATAGTAAACCTAATTACCAATGCGGTAAAATATTCGGGTGATAATGCAAAAATTGAATTCATTACAGCCCTTAATGATAATAAGTGTACCATAACGGTCAAGGACAATGGTATCGGAATTCCGAAAGAAGATCAAAAATACCTTTTCGATGCTTTCTTCAGAGCACACAATACCGGAAGTATACCCGGCACCGGACTCGGACTTAACATCGTGGCCCGCCATGTATCGCTGATGGGTGGAGAGATAACTTTTAACAGTACTGTAAATGAAGGAACAGTATTCACACTTTTATTTGACAAACTATGA
- a CDS encoding response regulator translates to MGTEKNTVNVLLIGDNIETRIVFKNALSKLDRFCHIGDYYCLEKAVTNAAKSHETKPDIIFLDTNIDCSDEVRKIRNLDSFKNSSLIVYDSNSVLKDTNAIFSEGADAFINQPYDFSRLKKVISTFVDTHFTSNGFEGNRQTYFL, encoded by the coding sequence ATGGGAACGGAAAAAAATACCGTTAATGTACTGCTGATAGGTGATAATATCGAAACTCGAATTGTGTTTAAAAACGCCTTATCCAAATTAGACCGGTTTTGCCATATTGGAGATTACTACTGTTTAGAAAAAGCGGTGACCAATGCTGCAAAATCACACGAGACTAAACCGGATATCATTTTTCTGGATACCAACATTGATTGCAGTGATGAAGTTAGAAAAATAAGAAACTTGGACAGCTTTAAGAATTCTTCGCTAATCGTTTATGATTCCAATTCAGTTTTAAAAGATACCAACGCTATATTTTCTGAAGGAGCTGATGCTTTTATCAACCAACCTTATGATTTTTCGAGACTTAAAAAGGTCATCAGCACCTTTGTGGATACTCATTTTACATCCAACGGTTTTGAAGGAAACAGACAAACTTATTTCCTGTAA